In Plasmodium malariae genome assembly, chromosome: 11, the following proteins share a genomic window:
- the PmUG01_11027300 gene encoding HVA22-like protein, putative, translating to MGLHLFPKKLMHLINMIVSVICPAVKTYNLLLNKKDKQNEEYVQYIHFLTYWIIYSSYSYLEAVLLTHIMNYIPFYSEIKLMFFFWLYSDTFQGAGYIYFKFIEKNYALVDKKLCDLVQNKLPKNVASFFTFNKSDKKIQNKAKSTVSK from the coding sequence ATGGGGTTACATTTATTTCCAAAAAAACTTAtgcatttaataaatatgatagTATCGGTCATATGCCCAGCagttaaaacatataatttactattaaataaaaaagataagcaGAATGAAGAATATGTGCAATATATTCACTTTTTAACATACTGGATAATATATTCTTCGTACTCTTACCTTGAAGCCGTATTATTAACTcatattatgaattatattcctttttattctgaaataaaattgatgttttttttttggttataTAGTGATACTTTTCAAGGTGCaggatatatttattttaaatttattgaaaagAATTATGCTCTCgtagataaaaaattatgtgatTTAGTTCAGAACAAATTACCGAAAAACGTAGCTAGCTTTTTCACATTTAATAAAtctgataaaaaaatacagaacAAAGCTAAAAGTACTGTGTCcaaataa
- the PmUG01_11027400 gene encoding zinc finger protein, putative: MSVTLRQHFWKTKLCPLHMENRCKEGDNCDYAHSIEDLRSIPDLKRTKLCYKLLKGEKCFNKKCNYAHNQDELKSAQNLFAYKSSMCKFVANKTCLNGSTCRFAHTIDELRVPRIPEILLEKSNTELVGENDLTTFLDNGNINETNNNRMSMNNDNDNNNIIENSSNNNCKKGSIMNTNSNDSNNNERYNRDNFNKNFDMMLNSFKVMSIANIEHGYNNTNCMKVYNHNNINHMNGNNGLHNNRGERKKKKKNRNRNKEKQLKLKNFNYNKYIEHNSKNKDATINGSGMTSINKNMGEQNNFFDSDTTISPSFNYVEDEKKSSTVNEIDDVSAVSEANVSNEVNLVDEANAAYINNTFEIVDINQCYGKTEESIGGDTMVKNSTNDSNNSENDNINYSNKEKGINKSRSRKKNGARSHNDEKNKSNSVILNKINYEHNNEQIMNNSEKQFNYIDYNYNYANPLLYNKMMQMKFNTFNPYMSYNQTNNKMGKNEAAMSNPHSQFTKPYEYYLYNHQNNISYMPPNYYANYLYYYANPYNYSQFTMMDKMNNDTASENVNPQNSTKMDALIKNAHSQEVDEDYDNNNDGNDDSDGEDDNDGDNDNDGDNDNDGDNDNDGDNNDGDNNDGDNNDGDNDNYGGNDKDGRENGFDKRGEEKEENIYREIYEEEMTTSEKGTVEESYDEEKYDKKKHKNGVHVEEKHNIGLYEEEKIEEETYVDDKHGKRIYKEEMFKEKVHTEKELTDEESYFKEAIDEEANIEGANYYDDVLNHQKSSRTKCTYETEFNDNRNTMNNNHDYTTVKIRDKKDNTDKNKGTYIKNITHKNTNDSTIRKEKQSNANREEKSYEDIIKIELTDDHKRENNKPKKKKISKLVSLKDEKNNYGKDIHLGDYENANNRKKSKGSKKNTRNIKSFQNAQHVHTVPNVQQQKVPLNPSSVYSYILNANDAQNVSFENKFMKPPANAMDMYLNSQYHMNHLANEQMIYNLNNRHYGYYYCPPPPTSVYCDEVYLN, translated from the coding sequence atgtcCGTAACTCTTCGCCAGCATTTCTGGAAAACTAAATTATGCCCTCTGCATATGGAAAATAGGTGCAAAGAAGGAGATAATTGTGACTATGCTCATTCGATTGAAGACTTAAGATCAATTCCAGATTTGAAAAGAACAAAACTTTGTTATAAGTTGttaaaaggagaaaaatgttttaataaaaaatgtaattatgCTCATAACCAAGATGAATTAAAATCTGCACAAAATTTATTTGCATATAAGTCTTCTATGTGTAAATTTGTAGCTAATAAAACTTGTTTAAATGGATCTACATGTCGTTTTGCTCATACCATTGATGAACTAAGAGTTCCAAGAATTCCAGaaattttattagaaaaaagtaATACCGAGTTAGTTGGAGAAAACGACTTAACAACTTTTTTAGATAATGGGAATATAAACGAAAcgaataataatagaatGTCAATGAATAATGACAatgacaataataatattatagaaaatagtagtaataacaattGCAAAAAAGGTAGTATTATGAATACAAACAGCAatgatagtaataacaatgaaAGGTATAACAGAGacaattttaacaaaaattttgataTGATGCTAAACAGTTTTAAAGTAATGAGTATAGCAAACATTGAACATGGGTACAATAACACAAACTGTATGAAAGTGTATAaccataataatataaatcatATGAACGGAAATAATGGACTTCATAACAATAGAggagaaaggaaaaaaaaaaaaaaaaatagaaacagaaataaagaaaaacaattaaaattaaaaaactttaattataataaatacatagaacataacagtaaaaataaagacgCAACTATAAATGGCAGTGGCATGACttctattaataaaaacatgggtgaacaaaataattttttcgatAGCGATACGACAATTTCGCCAAGTTTCAATTATGTAGAGgatgaaaagaaaagtaGTACAGTGAACGAAATTGATGATGTGAGTGCAGTGAGTGAAGCGAATGTATCTAATGAAGTGAATTTAGTCGACGAAGCGAACGCAGCCTACATTAACAATACTTTCGAGATAGTGGACATTAATCAGTGCTATGGAAAGACTGAGGAGAGTATTGGGGGAGACACAATGGTGAAAAATAGTACAAATGATAGTAACAATAGCGAAAATGATAACAttaattatagtaataaggaaaaaggaattaataaaagtagaagcagaaaaaaaaatggcgCTAGAAGTcataatgatgaaaaaaataaaagcaattctgttatattaaataaaataaattatgaacacaataatgaacaaataatgaataattcagaaaaacaatttaattatatagactacaattataattatgcaaacccattattatataacaaaatgatGCAAATGAAATTTAATACCTTTAATCCTTATATGAGCTATAAccaaacaaataataaaatgggCAAAAATGAAGCTGCTATGTCTAATCCTCATTCTCAGTTCACAAAACCATATGAATATTACCTCTACAAtcatcaaaataatatatcatatatgcCCCCCAATTATTATGCCaactatttatattattacgcAAACCCATACAACTATAGTCAGTTTACAATGATggataaaatgaataatgaCACTGCTTCCGAGAATGTGAACCCTCAGAATAGCACAAAAATGGATGCACTGATAAAAAATGCACATTCGCAAGAAGTAGATGAagattatgataataataatgatggtAATGATGATAGTGATGGTGAAGATGATAACGATGGTGATAATGATAACGATGGTGATAATGATAACGATGGTGATAATGATAACGATGGTGATAATAACGATGGTGATAATAACGATGGTGATAATAACGATGGTGATAATGATAACTATGGTGGCAATGATAAAGATGGACGTGAAAATGGATTCGATAAGAGAGGGGAGGAGAAGGAGGAGAACATCTATAGGGAGATTTATGAAGAGGAAATGACTACCTCTGAGAAAGGGACAGTTGAGGAGTCATACGATGAAGAGAAGTATGACAAAAAGAAGCACAAAAATGGGGTACATGTTGAGGAGAAACACAACATAGGGTTATATGAAGAAGAGAAAATTGAAGAAGAGACATACGTTGATGATAAACACGGCAAGAGGATTTACAAAGAAGAAATGTTTAAGGAAAAAGTGCATACGGAGAAAGAACTAACAGATGAGGAGTCATACTTCAAGGAAGCTATAGATGAAGAAGCAAACATTGAAGGAGCGAACTATTATGATGATGTATTAAACCATCAAAAAAGTAGTAGAACAAAATGTACATACGAAACTGAATTTAATGATAACAGAAATACAATGAACAATAACCATGATTATACTACTGTGAAGATAAGAGATAAAAAGGATAATACGGATAAAAATAAGGgtacttatataaaaaatattacacataaaaatacaaatgatAGTACAATaaggaaagaaaaacaaagtaATGCAAACAGAGAAGAAAAATCATATGAAGACATAATAAAGATAGAGTTAACGGACGACCATAAAAGGGAGAACAacaaaccaaaaaaaaaaaaaatatctaaaCTAGTTTCACTaaaggatgaaaaaaataattacggCAAAGATATTCATTTAGGTGATTATGAAAATGCaaataacagaaaaaaaagtaaaggaAGTAAGAAAAATACAAGAAATATCAAAAGTTTTCAAAATGCTCAACATGTTCATACTGTCCCAAATGTTCAACAACAAAAAGTTCCTTTAAACCCTTCCTCAGTGTACAGCTATATTCTAAATGCAAATGACGCACAAAACGTGagttttgaaaataaatttatgaaacCACCAGCTAATGCAATGGACATGTACCTCAACAGTCAATATCATATGAATCATCTAGCTAATGAGCAAATGATTTATAACTTAAATAATAGACACTAtggctattattattgtccTCCCCCTCCCACTTCAGTATATTGTGATGAGGTGTACTTAAACTAG
- the ROM7 gene encoding rhomboid protease ROM7, putative, whose product MRMNILTFFLILALFTRGNSCLYNKIRYKKKIKLFLNNKNILFKNECKVYHLKKGKIVMKINSSRGPISNLWHGIKLADIKLRNVGNFLHILTTSRIRNIIHNNFLYWSYLFNKCKLDRIIITVNVFLYLYLNRIDKNEEKKIYFYKGSLVEAKDEQKSEKYKCNYHDIYKNKNYKTFFTSIFIHKNILHLYFNMSSLISIYKLISNIYSNSQIGTIFLLSGFLSNFLSYIYHLKQRKKNIFFNDFINQNYSSENISLHKDNKIICGSSSSIYSLYGMYLTHIISFYFKNNYIVNSSFLYNFIYSFLASLFLENVSHVNHVMGFLCGFFFSFLILLFYN is encoded by the coding sequence ATGAGGATGAATATattaaccttttttttaattttagcaCTTTTTACAAGAGGAAATTCATgtctttataataaaataaggtacaaaaaaaaaataaaattgtttttgaataataaaaatatcttatttaaaaatgagtGCAAAGTTTATCATcttaaaaaaggtaaaattgTAATGAAGATAAACTCTTCAAGGGGACCCATTTCTAATTTATGGCATGGTATAAAATTGGCAGATATAAAACTACGAAATGTAGGGAATttcttacatatattaacaaCTAGCcgaataagaaatataattcataataattttttatattggagttatttatttaataaatgtaaattagACAGGATAATTATAACCGTTAATGTATtcctatatttatatttaaaccgaatagataaaaatgaagaaaaaaaaatatatttttataaaggaAGTTTGGTAGAAGCAAAAGATGAACAAAAATCGGAAAagtataaatgtaattatcatgatatttataaaaataaaaattataaaacattttttacgtccatttttattcataaaaatattctacatttatattttaatatgagTTCACTAAtatccatatataaattaatttcaaatatttacTCAAATAGTCAAATAggaactatttttttattgtctGGTTTTCTATCCAATTTTTTATCCTATATATACCACTTAAAAcaaagaaagaaaaacatattttttaacgaTTTTATTAATCAAAATTATTCAAgtgaaaatatatcattGCATAAAGATAATAAGATAATTTGTGGAAGCAGCTCATCCATTTATTCCTTATACGGAATGTATTTGACAcatattatatctttttattttaaaaataactatattgttaatagttcatttctttataattttatttactcATTTTTAGCGTCCTTGTTTTTAGAAAATGTAAGTCATGTTAATCATGTTATGGGCTTTTTATGTGGCTTCTTCTTCTCCTTTcttatactattattttataattaa
- the PmUG01_11027600 gene encoding conserved Plasmodium protein, unknown function gives MDGHNTINLDKLGEMFKSTVGLMKNAVNSLAQRNSTIYNLLHMSDNMQSKGDYHELLPNEMTFDKNQILKWIVVAIVIYIFFTIFSYIFVNYIFFYIVIIVALGFVVKYYIYDYNNTEEAPLLQTDYQNFEAHSI, from the exons ATGGATGGTcataatacaataaatttGGACAAATTGGGCGAAATGTTCAAGAGTACTGTAGGCTTGATGAAAAATGCTGTGAACAGCTTAGCTCAAAG AAATTCaactatttataatttattacatatgaGCGATAATATGCAAAGCAAAGGTGACTATCACGAGCTTCTACCAAATGAAATGACTTTCGACAAAAACCAAATTTTA aaatggATAGTAGTGGCAATtgtcatttatatattttttacgattttttcctatatatttgtaaattacATTTTCTTCTATATAGTCATTATTGTCGCTCTTGGTTTTGttgttaaatattatatttatgactATAACAATACTGAAGAAGCCCCGTTACTACAGACTGATTACCAAAACTTTGAAGCACATAGTATTTAA
- the PmUG01_11027500 gene encoding zinc finger protein, putative, with translation MENNLNEKQGEKCGEREKDLINDTIEVRSLCINCEKEGINKIVKIEIPYFKNTLIHSFECEFCNYRNNVIQDLNTIKEKGIKIIFKITKKEHLDRQLIKSEYGVFKIPEIDFEIPKETQKGSINTIEGFIQTSLNNLSDYVKNLKDMYNRVNKISEDTLNEEKGGEVQKNGNGENIEHIEIPKKTPTKEENNEARNAAKDHTNEQLKGKDNENTDDEKGSRGYIKDERSSSANEKYQQITIENYIKMIESTIHKLSLFIISKELPFTVEIVDPSGLSSLEHYDEDVNTNVVTVQHYERNKEELNELGFYEEDFEEKRIVDEKKEVDEKSQVYENRQTDEKEDHGGTNSNTKEIKVKDDGNNIKKENFDFIKKYVHMHNDTGNTCMKYKNISDEEEGKLIESFTSNCPCCNYLGVNNFCEISIPGFKKCLILSYVCANCNFKTSEIKSSGEINPRGKKIILTVRNKCDLNRFVIKSETASIHIPIVDLTSEYGTLGGTLTTVEGLIIKIIESLEDKFKFLLGDSNINTHNHENGNEKKSMNITINSDASFTHKIKNLISNLYKLCKTEELCPYDLIIDDIASNSYISSDKIDEDENLKEEEYERTYEQNDMLGLTSMVTENY, from the coding sequence ATGGAAAACAATTTAAACGAAAAACAAGGCGAAAAATGTGGGGAAAGGGAAAAGGATTTAATTAATGATACAATTGAAGTGCGTTCCTTATGCATAAATTGTGAAAAAGAaggaataaacaaaattgtgaaaattgaaattccttattttaaaaacacATTAATACATTCTTTTGAGTGCgaattttgtaattatagaaataatgttattcaagatttaaatacaataaaGGAGAAAGgtatcaaaataatatttaaaataacaaaaaaagaacatttaGATAGACAATTAATAAAGTCTGAATATGGAGTTTTTAAAATTCCTGAAATAGATTTTGAAATCCCGAAAGAAACACAAAAAGGGTCTATTAATACAATAGAAGGGTTTATTCAAACTTCCCTAAATAATCTTAGTGATTATGTAAAGAATTTAAAGGATATGTATAATAGggttaataaaattagtgAGGACACACTTAATGAAGAGAAGGGGGGAGAAGTACAGAAAAATGGGAATGGCGAAAATATAGAACATATCgaaataccaaaaaaaacACCCACGAAAGAGGAAAACAATGAAGCGAGAAATGCAGCTAAGGACCATACGAACGAAcaattaaaaggaaaagataatgaaaatacaGATGACGAAAAAGGAAGCCGCGGTTATATAAAAGATGAACGTTCATCTAGTGCAAACGAAAAGTATCAACAAATAAcaatagaaaattatattaaaatgattGAGTCAACTATCCATAAATTAtccttatttattatatcaaaaGAATTACCCTTCACAGTTGAAATTGTGGACCCTTCTGGGTTAAGCTCACTAGAACATTATGATGAAGATGTGAACACAAATGTAGTCACTGTTCAACATTATGagagaaataaagaagagTTAAATGAATTAGGTTTTTATGAAGAGGattttgaagaaaaaaggatagttgacgaaaaaaaagaagttgACGAAAAGAGCCAAGTTTACGAAAATAGACAAACTGACGAAAAAGAAGACCATGGAGGAACTAATTCGAACACAAAGGAAATAAAAGTAAAGGATGatggaaataatataaaaaaagaaaacttcgattttataaaaaaatacgttCACATGCATAATGACACTGGAAACACTTGTAtgaaatataagaatataagTGATGAGGAGGAAGGGAAATTAATTGAATCCTTTACATCGAATTGTCCATGTTGCAATTATTTAggtgttaataatttttgtgaaATTAGCATACCaggttttaaaaaatgtctaattttatcatatgtTTGTGCtaattgtaattttaaaacaagCGAAATTAAAAGTAGTGGGGAAATTAACCCCagagggaaaaaaattatactcaCTGTTAGAAATAAATGTGATTTAAATAGATTTGTAATTAAATCCGAAACAGCATCAATTCATATTCCGATTGTTGATTTAACATCTGAATATGGCACACTTGGTGGTACTCTAACTACTGTTGAAGGgctaattataaaaataatagaatctTTGGAAGACAagtttaaatttttacttgGTGATTCGAACATTAACACTCACAATCATGAGAacggaaatgaaaaaaaaagcatgaACATAACAATAAATAGCGATGCTTCTTTTacacataaaattaaaaatctaatttctaatttatacaaattatgTAAAACAGAAGAATTGTGTCCTTACGATTTGATCATTGATGATATTGCCTCAAATAGTTATATATCTAGTGATAAAATTGATGAggatgaaaatttaaaagaagaagaatatGAAAGaacatatgaacaaaatgacATGCTAGGTCTTACTTCTATGGTAACGGAAAATTACTAA